One Neoarius graeffei isolate fNeoGra1 chromosome 19, fNeoGra1.pri, whole genome shotgun sequence genomic region harbors:
- the lrrc34 gene encoding leucine-rich repeat-containing protein 34 yields MVSMEGLNDVYSSICSDLHLSPNTYVSQKLKEAGKCDSSSSPLRDVSLKLRGNNRLKEVNRLTDEDIKVLSKTLRNNLYVKALDLRYNRISDEGAVHLADLIQENVALQELDLTCNSIEADGAEQIAKSLHHNTTLKRLRMTGNKMGNKGAMHFASMLQINSTLEELDVSDCDLDIQSLITFAIVLTKNRSLASINMSRPLLFSLQEETTVHMAHMLDVNHSLKELHLGKHGMTDCGLQRLCEALISNHSLRYLDLRCNRIARDGARHLAGLLIQNNTLQILDLSFNRIEDDGAVYLSDAIALKHTKLRALSIQSNNVSTVGLLSLSEAFNTNPHLTHIYIWGNRLEEPVCVAFSQLLSSSRLSEQHTDVTPYVVDGRVYLAEVSNGLPCHYYWTPSYSKDGGAASNAALTLNTSQELTLQP; encoded by the exons ATGGTTAGCATGGAGGGTCTAAATGATGTTTATTCGTCAATCTGCTCTGACCTTCATCTGTCTCCGAATACTTACGTTTCTCAAAAGCTAAAAGAGGCCGGAAAATGTGACAG CAGCTCCTCCcccctcagagatgtttctctcaAACTGAGGGGCAACAACCGACTGAAGGAAGTGAACAGATTAACAGATGAAGACATTAAAGTCTTGTCTAAAACACTCCGGAATAATTTATATGTGAAAG CCTTAGATCTGAGGTACAACAGGATCTCGGATGAAGGTGCGGTACATCTCGCAGATCTTATCCAG GAGAACGTGGCTCTGCAGGAGCTCGACCTGACGTGCAACAGCATTGAAGCTGATGGTGCAGAGCAAATTGCAAAAAGTTTGCAT CACAACACAACCCTGAAGAGACTGAGAATGACAGGAAATAAGATGGGAAATAAAGGCGCCATGCACTTCGCCAGCATGTTGCAAATCAACAGCACATTAGAAGAGCTGGATGTGTCAGACTGTGACCTG GATATACAGAGTCTGATCACATTTGCAATCGTTCTAACCAAGAACAGAAGCCTCGCCTCCATCAACATGAGTCGTCCCCTCCTCTTCAGTCTGCAG GAGGAGACCACAGTCCACATGGCTCACATGCTGGACGTCAATCACAGTCTGAAGGAGCTTCACTTGGGCAAACACGGCATGACGGACTGTGGACTTCAGAGGCTGTGTGAGGCGTTAATATCCAACCACAGTCTGCGTTACCTGGACCTGCGTTg taacagaatAGCGAGGGATGGCGCAAGACACCTGGCTGGACTCCTGATACAAAACAACACACTGCAGATTCTGGACCTGTCCTTCAATCGAATCGAGGATGACGGCGCTGTGTATCTGAGTGACGCCATCGCGCTGAAACACACCAAACTCAGAGC ACTCTCCATCCAGAGTAACAATGTGTCCACTGTCGGCCTGCTGTCCCTCAGCGAAGCCTTCAACACAAATCCTCATCTCACACACATCTACATCTGGGGAAACAGACTGGAGGAGCCGGTGTGTGTG GCTTTCTCACAGCTCCTCTCCTCAAGCCGTCTGTCGGAGCAGCATACAGACGTAACTCCGTACGTGGTGGATGGGCGTGTCTACCTGGCCGAAGTGTCCAACGGGTTACCCTGCCATTATTACTGGACCCCGAGCTACAGCAAGGATGGAGGTGCTGCCAGTAACGCTGCTCTGACTTTAAACACATCACAGGAGCTCACACTTCAGCCTTAG
- the mynn gene encoding myoneurin produces MARIPHGEFLLEQLRTQRERGFLCDCTVVIGQARYEAHHNVLAAFSQYFSTQSIDAGREDATITLDPEWVSSAMFEKLLDYMYTGNLNMDRDEIPNVQNAASYLGIQEVLALCSLSAVTESPVTVRDTIFTDPRSPLSPDDYEPLEPLEEVEEREMLRTEEEKKSGMFQEKAAPAEDFQSSSEQTPQATEKRIRKPRTRLYEEEDDFMRKESPLSPRGRGRGRGRPRGRPRTRPLDSDKVDAAVMDKSPIVESAVVRRGTGRPRGRPRTRPLSSEVGDLTSAEENTTVVKDEESEMRTVQLEPSEFAHPQRDEEEVNTDNREVENKMTSDVENPKETLVVKRGRGRPRTKSLPSETTEIPNPEEMFTQILQKGGGVRKRGRPRSKPPPSEMPESDNTEGGTEQDEGPDQENNQPKGSSSEPFDGTQEHPENAKKVRASTRKRSLSRKLRESQASNDENDQDEAAEEEGSEDWEDEKDIKVSQNKLRPICNICGNLFSEMSSLRRHMRIHKGLKPYQCQLCGRCFRQGNQLKTHLRIHTGEKPFACSRCDASFAQKCQLVYHCRMHHGEEKPHKCDVCPAAFATSSNLKIHMRTHSGEKPYECGECGKRFTQASTLMYHKRRHTGEKPYVCDTCGMAFAVSSSLISHTRKHTGVTPYICLDCGKPCLTSGELRKHMDIHNGSRRVTCNICGNTLSDIYSLKKHRALKHSAPPEQDDEPTKSESVECPINIPIDHQGLIARVRSVLSESPEPSFPDESPLISEASMIIHQPEPPMIIQHSEASGTQMISGAPMIIQHAESSDAPMIIQHAEAGGTPMIIQHSEAGGTPMIIQHSEGSETPLIIQHTESSGAQMISGSPMIIQHADSSETPMIIQHSEATGSPMIIQHDESSETPVLIQHGDSTEQVSYVLEQYEIPGSSDMEHAQIVIVQTID; encoded by the exons ATGGCCCGTATTCCTCATGGCGAGTTCCTCTTGGAGCAGCTGAGGACGCAGAGGGAGCGAGGTTTCCTTTGTGACTGCACCGTGGTCATCGGCCAGGCTCGCTATGAAGCTCACCATAACGTCCTGGCAGCCTTCAGCCAGTATTTCTCCACACAGTCCATTGATGCAGGAAGAGAAGATGCCACCATTACACTGGACCCCGAGTGGGTTAGCAGTGCCATGTTTGAGAAACTGCTGGACTACATGTACACGGGGAACTTAAACATGGACAG GGATGAAATTCCAAACGTTCAAAACGCAGCATCCTACCTTGGAATACAGGAAGTTCTGGCTCTCTGTTCCTTGAGTGCTGTCACAGAAAGTCCTGTCACTGTGAGGGACACGATCTTCACGGATCCTCGTTCTCCGCTCAGCCCGGATGACTACGAACCGCTGGAACCACTTGAGGAAGTGGAGGAAAGGGAGATGCTGAGGACAGAGGAAGAGAAGAAATCAGGAATGTTTCAGGAAAAAGCAGCTCCAGCTGAAGATTTCCAGTCGTCCAGCGAACAAACTCCACAAGCTACAGAAAAGAGGATCCGGAAACCCAGGACTCGGCTTTATGAAGAGGAGGACGATTTTATGAGAAAGGAAAGCCCGCTTTCACCGAGAGGGCGTGGCAGAGGAAGGGGTAGGCCGAGAGGGCGGCCTCGGACAAGACCTTTGGATTCTGACAAAGTGGATGCTGCAGTGATGGACAAGAGCCCGATTGTGGAGAGTGCTGTAGTGCGGAGAGGAACCGGAAGACCAAGAGGGCGTCCACGTACAAGACCATTGTCATCTGAGGTAGGAGACTTGACCAGTGCTGAAGAAAACACCACAGTGGTGAAAGATGAAGAATCGGAAATGAGAACAGTGCAGTTGGAACCATCCGAGTTTGCACATCCACAGAGAGATGAAGAGGAGGTAAACACAGACAACAGGGAAGTAGAAAACAAAATGACGTCGGACGTCGAGAATCCTAAAGAGACACTGGTTGTAAAACGAGGAAGGGGTCGACCGCGAACCAAGTCTCTGCCTTCTGAGACCACCGAAATCCCGAACCCTGAGGAGATGTTCACGCAGATATTACAGAAAGGAGGAGGTGTGCGCAAGAGAGGCAGGCCACGTTCCAAACCCCCACCGTCCGAAATGCCAGAATCCGACAACACAGAAGGAGGAACAGAACAGGATGAGGGACCAGATCAGGAGAATAATCAGCCAAAAGGGTCCTCCTCTGAACCCTTTGATGGCACACAGGAACATCCAGAAAATGCCAAAAAAGTCCGGGCGAGCACCAGGAAGCGGAGCCTGAGCCGAAAGCTGAGAGAGAGCCAAGCCAGCAACGATGAAAACGACCAGGACGAAGCAGCGGAGGAGGAAGGCAGTGAAGACTGGGAGGACGAAAAGGACATCAAGGTGTCGCAAAACAAGCTGCGGCCCATCTGCAACATCTGCGGGAACCTGTTCTCAGAAATGAGCAGCCTGCGCAGACATATGCGCATACACAAGGGGCTTAAACCTTATCAGTGTCAGCTGTGTGGACGCTGCTTCAGGCAGGGAAACCAGCTCAAGACACATCTGCGGATTCACACTG GTGAAAAGCCGTTTGCATGTAGCCGCTGTGACGCCTCCTTTGCTCAGAAATGTCAGTTGGTGTATCACTGCCGTATGCATCATGGAGAGGAAAAACCTCACAAGTGCGATGTGTGTCCTGCAGCTTTCGCTACATCTAGCAATCTTAAAATCCACATGAG GACACACAGTGGGGAAAAGCCATACGAATGCGGTGAATGCGGGAAGCGTTTCACTCAGGCGAGCACTCTGATGTACCACAAGCGCCGGCACACGGGAGAGAAACCCTATGTTTGTGACACATGTGGCATGGCCTTCGCTGTCTCCAGCTCCCTCATCTCACACACCAGGAAACACACTG GAGTCACTCCTTACATCTGCCTGGACTGTGGGAAACCCTGCTTAACATCCGGGGAGCTCAGGAAGCACATGGATATTCATAATG GTTCTAGAAGAGTGACCTGTAATATATGTGGAAATACTCTCTCTGATATTTATAGTCTGAAGAAACACCGAGCTCTAAAACACAGTG CTCCTCCAGAGCAAGACGATGAGCCTACAAAATCCGAATCCGTCGAGTGTCCAATCAACATCCCAATTGACCATCAGGGTCTGATAGCCCGAGTGCGCTCTGTTCTATCAGAATCCCCAGAGCCAAGCTTCCCAGATGAATCCCCTCTCATTTCTGAAGCCTCCATGATCATCCATCAGCCAGAACCCCCAATGATCATCCAGCATTCAGAGGCCTCAGGAACCCAAATGATCTCAGGAGCCCCTATGATCATCCAACACGCCGAGTCTTCCGACGCGCCGATGATCATCCAGCACGCAGAAGCTGGAGGAACACCAATGATCATCCAGCACTCGGAAGCCGGAGGAACACCAATGATCATTCAGCATTCAGAAGGTTCAGAGACGCCACTGATCATCCAACACACCGAATCCTCAGGAGCACAAATGATCTCAGGATCGCCAATGATTATCCAACACGCAGATTCCTCCGAGACCCCCATGATCATCCAGCATTCAGAAGCAACAGGATCACCAATGATCATCCAACATGATGAATCCTCAGAAACCCCAGTGCTCATTCAGCACGGAGATTCCACGGAGCAAGTGAGTTATGTTTTGGAGCAGTATGAAATTCCGGGTTCATCAGACATGGAGCATGCTCAGATCGTCATCGTACAGACGATCGATTAA